One window of Aerococcus tenax genomic DNA carries:
- the glmU gene encoding bifunctional UDP-N-acetylglucosamine diphosphorylase/glucosamine-1-phosphate N-acetyltransferase GlmU, which translates to MDRYAIILAAGKGTRMKSNKYKVLHEVANKPMVAHVLDNVKAAGFNEVITIVGFGAEEVEKVLAGQSQFCLQEEQLGTGHAVLQAEDLLADKAGSTLVICGDTPLITQATLEDLLDVHEAEGAKASILTAKAEDPSGYGRIIRKQDGSVAKIVEEKDAKPEEKAVKEINTGTYVFDNQALFEALHKVGNDNAQGEYYLPDVIEILRGQGERISAYQMADFGESLGVNDRQALAQANQLYYQRNNRYWMDNGVTILDPQTTKIDAEVSIGQDTIIEGQVNLLGQTRIGENCHILGNSQIVDSQIGDEVTVDSSKIESSQVGSHTSIGPMAHLRPQSVLGEYVHIGNFVEIKNASLGDHTKAGHLTYVGDADLGSYINLSCGVIFCNYDGYSKHRSQVGDYSFIGSNANIVAPVSLADHSFVAAGSTITEDVPKEALAIARSRQSNKENYWHKLPISKNKPES; encoded by the coding sequence ATGGATCGTTATGCGATTATCCTTGCTGCTGGTAAGGGAACCCGGATGAAATCAAATAAGTATAAGGTATTACATGAGGTCGCTAATAAACCCATGGTGGCTCACGTCTTAGACAATGTTAAGGCAGCCGGCTTTAATGAGGTCATTACCATTGTCGGTTTTGGGGCCGAAGAGGTCGAAAAAGTCTTAGCAGGGCAAAGTCAATTCTGCCTCCAAGAAGAACAATTAGGAACGGGCCATGCGGTTTTACAAGCGGAAGATTTACTGGCGGATAAGGCAGGCTCTACCCTAGTGATTTGTGGAGACACGCCCCTAATTACCCAGGCTACCCTGGAAGATTTATTGGATGTCCATGAAGCTGAGGGGGCTAAGGCCAGTATCTTAACCGCTAAGGCCGAAGACCCAAGTGGCTATGGCCGGATTATCCGTAAGCAAGACGGGTCGGTGGCTAAAATTGTTGAAGAAAAGGATGCCAAGCCAGAAGAAAAGGCAGTGAAGGAAATCAACACCGGAACCTATGTCTTTGATAACCAGGCCCTTTTTGAAGCCCTCCACAAAGTGGGCAATGATAATGCCCAAGGAGAATATTACCTCCCAGATGTGATTGAAATCTTACGTGGTCAGGGGGAACGGATTTCAGCTTACCAAATGGCTGACTTTGGTGAATCACTGGGGGTTAATGACCGCCAAGCCCTGGCCCAAGCCAACCAGCTCTACTATCAAAGAAACAATCGCTACTGGATGGATAATGGGGTAACTATCTTAGATCCCCAAACAACCAAAATCGATGCGGAAGTCTCCATCGGCCAAGACACCATTATTGAAGGTCAGGTCAATCTCTTAGGACAGACCCGTATCGGTGAGAACTGCCATATTCTAGGCAACAGCCAGATCGTGGATAGCCAAATTGGCGATGAAGTGACGGTGGATTCTTCTAAAATTGAAAGTAGTCAAGTCGGCTCTCATACTTCCATTGGTCCCATGGCCCATCTCAGACCCCAATCAGTCTTGGGAGAATACGTTCATATTGGTAACTTCGTTGAGATTAAAAATGCTAGTCTCGGGGACCACACCAAGGCCGGCCACTTAACCTATGTCGGCGATGCTGACTTGGGCAGCTATATTAACCTCAGTTGCGGGGTGATCTTCTGTAACTATGATGGTTATAGTAAGCACCGTAGTCAGGTGGGCGACTATAGCTTTATCGGTTCTAATGCCAATATTGTTGCCCCGGTTAGCCTGGCTGATCATAGTTTTGTTGCTGCGGGATCAACCATTACTGAAGACGTTCCTAAGGAGGCCCTGGCCATTGCCCGTTCACGGCAAAGTAATAAAGAAAATTACTGGCACAAATTACCTATTTCTAAAAATAAGCCGGAAAGTTAA
- a CDS encoding metallophosphoesterase: MSQKNQFLKKGLQSAAVIGGSLAYLYFQNYQLGKTHYLVESPRYAGGLEGVKIAHLSDLNFPDQRVKVVDILKAVKEEEVDLIAITGNLIHPEKAFDRQELAVFIKQLVNLAPVFYVSGSNEVKSPYSHLMEELLRQAGVRVLHDQAETITLHGQDLVVMGLAEKPGRHFLKGDALRYLPLEADQLALPKILLAHHPEAFLRYHESIEKSPDLVLAGHAQGGQIRLPGLGGLYASDQGHLPQYTEGVFRLPGDQYKCLVISRGIGAPKWHVRFNNQAELVVVQLTASKEAFLERELAETDREIAAYGGLSWKQAKAILNNEVDEQLAAQTAQADLVPAKSAREAETLAITGPDQDQSTKYLSIKEESDEV; the protein is encoded by the coding sequence ATGAGTCAAAAGAATCAATTCTTGAAGAAGGGCTTGCAATCTGCTGCCGTCATTGGGGGCAGTCTGGCCTATCTTTATTTTCAAAATTATCAACTGGGAAAAACCCATTATTTAGTCGAAAGCCCCCGCTATGCTGGCGGTTTGGAAGGGGTAAAAATTGCCCACTTGTCCGACCTTAATTTCCCTGACCAAAGGGTTAAGGTGGTCGATATCTTGAAGGCCGTCAAAGAGGAGGAGGTCGACCTCATTGCTATTACCGGTAATCTCATCCATCCGGAAAAGGCCTTTGACCGCCAAGAATTGGCTGTTTTTATCAAACAATTAGTTAATCTGGCCCCAGTATTCTATGTTAGTGGTTCCAATGAAGTGAAGAGCCCTTATAGCCATTTAATGGAAGAGCTCTTAAGACAAGCAGGGGTCAGGGTCTTACATGACCAAGCGGAAACCATCACGCTTCATGGGCAAGACCTGGTCGTCATGGGCCTAGCGGAAAAACCAGGCCGCCACTTCTTAAAAGGGGACGCCTTACGCTATCTCCCCCTTGAAGCAGATCAATTAGCCCTACCTAAGATCTTACTAGCCCACCATCCTGAAGCCTTCTTACGCTACCATGAATCGATCGAAAAATCGCCTGACTTGGTCCTAGCAGGTCATGCCCAAGGTGGCCAAATTCGGCTTCCGGGACTGGGAGGCCTTTACGCTTCTGACCAAGGCCACTTGCCCCAATATACCGAAGGAGTTTTCCGCCTTCCTGGTGACCAATACAAGTGTCTAGTGATTTCACGGGGGATTGGGGCGCCTAAGTGGCATGTCCGTTTCAATAACCAAGCAGAACTGGTTGTGGTGCAATTAACTGCTTCTAAAGAAGCTTTCTTGGAACGGGAATTAGCGGAAACCGACCGCGAAATTGCCGCTTATGGGGGCTTGTCCTGGAAGCAAGCCAAGGCCATCCTCAATAATGAAGTCGATGAACAATTAGCTGCCCAAACCGCACAGGCTGACCTAGTCCCAGCCAAGTCAGCAAGAGAAGCTGAAACTTTAGCCATTACTGGCCCTGACCAAGATCAATCCACCAAGTATTTAAGTATTAAAGAAGAGAGCGATGAGGTTTAA
- the pth gene encoding aminoacyl-tRNA hydrolase, translated as MKLVVGLGNPGKEYEGTRHNIGFIVLNEWAYRHHESFDRSAFNGVYFKRRVANDQVLFVKPTTFMNLSGQCVSGFMNYYHIDLEDLLVVYDDMDMEPGRLRLRKKGSAGGHNGMKDIIKMLNSKDIQRIKLGVGHPKGKGSVVNHVLGKFSKEDQGKMLESSQAAADAISYWLEGNSFENTMNRFNN; from the coding sequence ATGAAGTTAGTGGTTGGATTAGGAAATCCAGGAAAAGAATACGAAGGGACTCGCCATAATATTGGTTTTATTGTCCTTAATGAATGGGCCTACCGCCACCATGAAAGCTTTGATCGTTCCGCTTTCAATGGGGTCTATTTTAAACGCCGGGTGGCTAATGACCAGGTGCTCTTTGTCAAACCCACTACTTTTATGAATCTATCCGGTCAATGTGTATCTGGCTTTATGAATTATTACCACATCGACTTAGAAGACCTCCTAGTGGTCTATGATGATATGGACATGGAACCCGGCCGTCTCCGCCTACGGAAAAAGGGCAGTGCTGGCGGTCATAACGGAATGAAAGATATCATTAAAATGCTTAATTCTAAAGACATTCAACGAATCAAGTTGGGCGTGGGCCATCCTAAGGGCAAGGGCTCGGTGGTCAACCATGTCCTAGGAAAATTCTCAAAGGAAGACCAAGGCAAGATGTTAGAAAGCAGCCAAGCGGCAGCCGATGCCATTTCTTACTGGTTAGAGGGCAATAGCTTTGAAAACACTATGAATCGTTTCAATAACTAA
- the uvrC gene encoding excinuclease ABC subunit UvrC encodes MANQLIENKLKLVPKKPGCYIMKDRNQHIIYIGKAKNLFNRVHSYFRSQHTGKTAQLVAEIADFEVIMTNTNKESLLLEINLIKKYKPHYNIMLKYGTMYPYLKITNEEDPQLIITSDVKKDGGKYFGPYPNVNAATSTRDLLQKTYPLRKCGKNEKRACFYYHLGQCIGCCDHEVSAQEYAQQIKRITRFLNGDVQTIKEDLQNKMVQASENMHYERAAEYRDQINYIEQTVEPQNVMSKQYNNRDVFAYYYNHGWISIQVFLLRQFSIIKRDSALFACYNDPAEELTSYIVQFYQEQNHTLPKEVLVPENIDTHLLSDALEISVVTPKRGDKRHMLDLATENAQLAHEQKFRLLEMNEKKTRGAVEELSAALNLPYLRRMESFDFSNISGVDNVCGMVVYEDGRPNKKAYRKFKIKSFQGANEYQATQEVIRRRYSRLLKEGKDLPDIVLMDGGSIEVNAARDVLVNELGLDDLPVAGMVKDDKHRTSHLIYGDDHAIVPLDPKSQAFHLVQRIQIEVDRYAKTFHRQVHHKNSFQSRLDSVKGVGPKTRRKVLSHFKTIKAIRQADLSEIQGLGIPEQVAESIHRLAWEGHKGSPYSDQDKSS; translated from the coding sequence GTGGCCAACCAACTAATCGAGAACAAACTGAAATTAGTTCCTAAAAAACCAGGTTGTTACATTATGAAAGACCGCAACCAACACATTATCTACATTGGAAAAGCCAAGAATCTCTTTAACCGGGTGCATTCCTACTTCCGCAGTCAGCACACCGGAAAAACCGCCCAATTGGTGGCAGAAATTGCTGACTTTGAAGTGATTATGACCAACACCAACAAAGAAAGCCTCTTGTTGGAAATTAATCTTATCAAAAAATACAAACCGCACTATAACATTATGCTCAAGTATGGGACCATGTATCCCTACCTGAAAATTACCAATGAAGAAGACCCCCAACTGATCATCACTTCTGACGTCAAAAAGGACGGGGGCAAGTATTTTGGCCCTTATCCCAATGTCAATGCCGCGACCAGTACCCGGGACCTGCTCCAAAAAACCTACCCCCTCAGGAAATGTGGCAAGAATGAAAAGCGGGCCTGCTTCTACTACCATCTGGGCCAATGCATCGGCTGCTGTGACCACGAAGTATCGGCCCAAGAATATGCCCAACAGATTAAGCGGATTACCCGCTTTTTGAATGGGGACGTCCAAACCATTAAAGAGGACCTTCAGAATAAAATGGTCCAAGCCTCGGAAAACATGCACTATGAGCGGGCCGCTGAATACCGCGACCAAATTAACTATATTGAGCAAACCGTTGAGCCACAAAATGTTATGAGTAAGCAATACAATAACCGCGACGTTTTTGCCTATTACTACAACCATGGTTGGATCAGCATCCAAGTCTTTCTCCTGCGCCAGTTTTCCATTATTAAGCGGGACTCGGCCCTCTTCGCCTGTTATAACGATCCCGCAGAAGAATTGACCTCCTATATTGTTCAGTTCTATCAAGAGCAAAACCACACCCTGCCTAAGGAAGTACTGGTACCGGAAAATATCGATACCCATCTCTTGAGCGATGCTCTCGAGATCTCCGTGGTCACCCCTAAACGCGGGGATAAACGCCATATGCTGGACCTGGCTACCGAGAACGCCCAATTAGCCCATGAACAAAAATTCCGCTTGTTAGAAATGAATGAGAAGAAAACCCGGGGGGCTGTTGAAGAGCTTAGTGCCGCCTTAAACCTGCCCTATCTCAGACGGATGGAAAGCTTTGACTTTTCCAATATTTCTGGAGTGGATAATGTCTGTGGGATGGTGGTCTATGAAGACGGACGCCCCAATAAGAAGGCCTACCGCAAGTTTAAGATCAAGTCCTTCCAGGGAGCCAATGAATACCAAGCTACCCAAGAAGTGATCCGTCGCCGCTATAGCCGACTCTTAAAAGAAGGCAAGGACCTACCCGATATCGTTCTCATGGATGGAGGCAGTATTGAGGTTAATGCCGCTCGGGATGTCTTGGTCAATGAACTGGGCCTCGACGACTTACCGGTTGCTGGCATGGTCAAAGATGACAAGCACCGGACTTCCCACTTAATCTATGGCGATGACCATGCCATTGTGCCCCTAGATCCCAAATCCCAGGCCTTCCACCTGGTTCAGAGAATTCAAATCGAAGTCGACCGCTATGCCAAGACCTTCCACCGGCAAGTCCACCACAAGAATTCTTTCCAATCCCGTCTTGATAGTGTCAAAGGGGTGGGGCCGAAAACCCGGCGTAAGGTGCTCAGCCACTTTAAAACCATTAAGGCCATCCGCCAGGCTGATCTTAGTGAAATCCAAGGTCTGGGTATTCCTGAACAGGTCGCCGAATCCATCCACCGGCTGGCTTGGGAAGGCCACAAGGGATCACCCTACTCAGACCAAGATAAAAGTTCTTAG
- a CDS encoding ribose-phosphate diphosphokinase: protein MSEHEDKNFKLFSLNSNKPLAQKVADCLGIELGKINVNHFSDGEIHINIEESIRGDNIYILQSTSAPVNENLMELMIMIDACRRASADQINVVIPYFGYARQDRKAKPREPITSKLVANMIEDAGATRVLALDLHASQIQGFFDIPVDHLMGAPLLANYFLDKDLYQGKDIVVVSPDHGGVTRARKLAEFLDAPIAIIDKRRPRANVAEVMNIVGEVKGKDCIIIDDMIDTAGTITAASNALEEAGAVSVTVCCTHPVLSGPAIERLENANIDEIVVTDSINLPEEKKIDKITTVSVSELIAEAIYRIQNNKSVSPLFREQFKGMEAKD, encoded by the coding sequence ATGTCAGAACATGAAGATAAAAACTTTAAGCTTTTCTCATTAAATTCTAACAAACCCTTGGCACAGAAGGTTGCTGATTGTTTGGGAATTGAATTGGGAAAAATAAATGTTAACCACTTTAGTGATGGTGAAATTCACATTAACATTGAAGAATCCATTCGTGGCGATAATATTTATATTTTGCAATCGACTTCTGCACCAGTCAATGAGAACTTAATGGAACTAATGATTATGATCGATGCCTGCCGCCGGGCCAGCGCTGATCAAATCAATGTGGTGATTCCTTACTTCGGCTATGCCCGCCAAGACCGTAAGGCCAAACCACGTGAACCGATTACATCCAAATTGGTTGCTAATATGATTGAAGATGCTGGCGCTACCCGAGTGCTTGCCCTCGACCTACACGCCAGCCAAATTCAAGGTTTCTTTGATATTCCGGTGGACCACTTAATGGGGGCTCCTTTACTGGCTAATTACTTCCTTGATAAAGATCTTTATCAAGGCAAAGACATTGTCGTTGTCTCTCCTGACCATGGCGGGGTAACCCGGGCTAGAAAATTGGCTGAATTCCTGGATGCGCCAATTGCTATTATCGACAAGCGTCGTCCACGTGCCAACGTCGCCGAAGTCATGAATATTGTTGGTGAAGTCAAAGGTAAAGATTGTATCATTATCGATGACATGATCGATACCGCCGGAACCATCACTGCTGCTTCCAATGCCTTAGAAGAAGCCGGCGCTGTTTCGGTGACGGTCTGCTGTACCCACCCCGTCTTATCCGGCCCAGCTATTGAACGTCTAGAAAACGCTAATATTGATGAAATTGTGGTAACCGACTCAATCAACCTCCCTGAGGAAAAGAAAATTGATAAGATCACGACAGTATCGGTTTCTGAACTGATTGCTGAAGCCATCTATCGGATTCAAAATAACAAATCAGTGAGTCCGCTCTTCCGCGAACAATTCAAGGGAATGGAAGCCAAAGATTAG
- the mfd gene encoding transcription-repair coupling factor, which produces MNLENYLNEKIIDSKLENTLRTGQSVLYLGLQAASKAYMIAEIQASHPDKKTVVLTNNLLQAERFYEDLQTFNPEADLHLYSSPESVAEDLAIQSPEALGDRLATLDWLLDEDSSGILISPIFGLKRALTPVSEWKHLVKNIQRGQDLAVDQLKADLLLLGYERVEAVLRPGEMSVRGDIVDLFPLTSSQPLRLSLAFDEVERITTFDVNSQKSQEDLEAVTILPAKDLLFSPDRLKAGVAHLEKVAQEKAEKIQDEAIKKQVQAIFQDEIQAWSAGETTERTHYFSQILYPDSCSLLDYVGQGQNLVLDDMTRLIELSQEIDQRAALYLQGKVEAGHLPPIDQIYLDSHDQVMAYSGRKFYLAQWQKGYGNMRFDGLYQFQTRTVTPFYHNKEAIKLEFEAWLRMGRSLLIFIEEEEKARDLEKDLKAMNFQAVLTQADQIIPEAINIIAGHLSGGIEFVDSQVVLLAQSDLFDQAKRRRRKNTNNLSNAERLKNYQELKPGDYVVHVNHGIGQFVGVETIEVAGNHKDYLSIVYADNASIHVPIDQIDLVQKYVSAEGKSPKLNKMGGTEWQKTKQRVSKKIEDIADDLVDLYAERETRKGYAFSPDNEDQAAFEDEFPYPETDDQLRSIQEIKADMEKEKPMDRLLVGDVGFGKTEVAMRAAFKAMLDGKQVAFLVPTTVLAQQHYETMLERFKDYPFTIDLLSRFRSPAEQKHVIKGLKEGSVQLVIGTHRLLSKDIKFLDLGLLVVDEEQRFGVKAKERLKALRKNVDVLTLTATPIPRTLNMSMMGVRDLSVIETPPANRFPVQTYVMEQNYGAIRDAIERELARNGQVFYLFNNVQNIQEKANFIEELVPQARVAIAHGQMHANQLEEVLMDFLAGDDDVLVTTTIIETGIDMPNVNTLLVEDADRMGLSTLYQLRGRVGRSNRVAYAYFMYRPDKALNEASEKRLTALEDFTELGAGFKIAMRDLSIRGAGNLLGQEQHGFVNSVGYDLFQQMLDEAIRKKQGKAAKRPQSPTEIELHIDAYIPSEYIQDENQKVEIYKRINLLEDVDAMWDLDDELLDRFGEPPVEVQWLLAVGAMKSYATAIGVEKITRKGKAIEQVFTKQQDPSQLTPLIFQALEDIPMKLQIKMANDQLVMQLNTKDLSTDQWLDYLLQFLTQLSKDLKADSDQVEGED; this is translated from the coding sequence ATGAACTTAGAAAATTATCTCAATGAGAAAATTATTGACAGTAAGCTAGAAAACACCTTGAGGACGGGGCAGAGTGTTCTCTACCTGGGTTTACAGGCGGCTAGTAAAGCCTATATGATTGCTGAAATTCAAGCCAGCCATCCCGATAAAAAGACCGTGGTCTTGACCAATAATCTCTTGCAGGCGGAGCGTTTTTATGAAGACCTGCAAACTTTCAATCCAGAAGCTGACCTCCACCTCTATTCCAGTCCAGAAAGTGTGGCTGAAGACTTAGCCATTCAAAGCCCGGAAGCTCTGGGGGACCGCTTGGCGACCTTAGACTGGTTACTTGATGAAGATAGTAGCGGGATCTTAATTAGTCCTATCTTCGGGTTAAAGCGTGCCCTGACTCCTGTATCTGAGTGGAAACACCTAGTTAAAAACATCCAACGGGGCCAAGATCTGGCAGTCGACCAGCTGAAAGCAGACTTATTGCTTTTGGGGTATGAACGGGTGGAGGCCGTTTTACGACCTGGTGAAATGAGTGTCCGGGGGGATATTGTTGACCTCTTCCCCCTAACCAGTTCCCAGCCCTTGCGACTGTCTTTAGCCTTCGATGAAGTGGAACGTATCACGACTTTTGACGTTAACAGCCAAAAGAGCCAAGAGGACTTAGAAGCAGTTACCATCTTACCGGCTAAGGACCTCTTGTTTAGCCCTGACCGCCTAAAAGCTGGCGTGGCTCATTTAGAAAAAGTGGCCCAGGAAAAAGCTGAGAAAATCCAAGATGAAGCCATCAAAAAACAAGTCCAGGCCATCTTCCAAGATGAAATTCAAGCCTGGTCAGCTGGGGAGACGACCGAACGAACCCATTATTTTAGTCAGATCCTCTATCCAGACTCTTGCAGCCTGCTTGACTATGTGGGGCAGGGACAGAACCTAGTGCTAGATGATATGACCCGGCTGATTGAATTATCCCAGGAAATTGACCAGCGAGCCGCCCTTTATCTGCAAGGGAAGGTGGAAGCTGGGCACCTGCCTCCGATTGACCAGATCTATTTAGATAGTCACGACCAAGTGATGGCTTATTCGGGGCGGAAGTTCTACCTGGCCCAGTGGCAGAAGGGTTACGGCAATATGCGCTTTGATGGCCTCTACCAATTTCAAACGCGGACGGTTACGCCTTTTTACCATAATAAGGAAGCCATTAAACTGGAATTTGAAGCCTGGTTGAGAATGGGCCGGTCTTTACTGATCTTTATCGAGGAGGAAGAGAAGGCCCGCGACTTAGAAAAAGATCTCAAGGCCATGAACTTCCAGGCGGTCTTGACCCAGGCAGATCAAATTATTCCTGAGGCTATTAATATTATTGCTGGCCACTTGTCGGGAGGAATTGAATTTGTTGACAGTCAAGTGGTCCTTTTAGCCCAAAGTGACCTCTTTGACCAGGCCAAGCGTCGTCGTCGTAAAAATACCAATAACCTCTCTAACGCTGAGCGCTTAAAGAACTACCAAGAGTTAAAACCCGGCGACTATGTGGTCCATGTTAACCACGGGATTGGGCAGTTCGTTGGGGTAGAGACCATCGAGGTGGCGGGTAACCACAAGGACTATCTCAGCATCGTCTATGCTGATAATGCCTCTATCCACGTCCCCATTGACCAAATTGACTTGGTCCAAAAATATGTTTCAGCGGAAGGCAAGAGCCCTAAACTCAACAAAATGGGCGGAACCGAATGGCAAAAGACCAAGCAAAGGGTCAGCAAGAAAATTGAAGATATTGCTGATGACTTGGTGGACTTGTATGCAGAAAGAGAGACCAGAAAGGGCTATGCCTTTAGTCCTGACAACGAAGACCAGGCTGCCTTTGAAGACGAATTTCCTTATCCTGAAACCGATGACCAGCTCCGCTCAATCCAGGAAATTAAAGCTGATATGGAAAAAGAAAAGCCCATGGACCGTCTCCTCGTTGGGGACGTGGGCTTTGGAAAGACTGAAGTTGCCATGCGGGCTGCCTTTAAGGCTATGCTAGACGGTAAGCAAGTCGCCTTCCTGGTGCCAACGACTGTCTTAGCCCAGCAACACTATGAAACCATGCTAGAGCGCTTTAAGGACTATCCCTTTACTATTGACTTATTGAGCCGCTTTCGGAGCCCGGCCGAACAAAAGCATGTCATTAAGGGCTTAAAAGAGGGCAGCGTCCAATTAGTGATCGGTACCCACCGACTCCTATCCAAGGATATTAAGTTCTTAGATCTGGGTTTATTGGTTGTTGATGAGGAACAACGCTTTGGCGTTAAGGCCAAGGAGAGATTAAAGGCCTTGCGAAAAAATGTCGATGTCCTTACCCTGACGGCAACGCCGATCCCTCGTACCTTGAATATGTCCATGATGGGGGTTAGGGACTTGAGTGTGATTGAAACGCCACCAGCTAACCGTTTTCCGGTACAGACCTATGTCATGGAACAAAACTATGGAGCGATCCGGGATGCCATTGAACGTGAATTAGCCCGCAATGGTCAAGTCTTTTACCTCTTTAATAATGTGCAAAATATCCAAGAAAAAGCTAACTTCATTGAGGAATTAGTCCCCCAAGCCCGGGTAGCCATTGCCCATGGTCAGATGCATGCCAATCAATTAGAGGAAGTCTTAATGGATTTCTTGGCCGGAGATGACGATGTCTTAGTCACTACCACCATCATTGAAACCGGGATTGATATGCCTAATGTCAATACTCTCTTGGTGGAGGACGCAGACCGGATGGGCCTATCGACCCTCTACCAACTTCGGGGACGGGTAGGCCGATCCAACCGGGTGGCTTATGCTTACTTTATGTACCGGCCTGACAAGGCCCTCAATGAGGCCAGCGAAAAACGGCTGACCGCCCTCGAAGACTTTACTGAATTAGGGGCAGGGTTCAAAATCGCCATGCGCGACCTCTCCATTCGTGGAGCCGGCAACCTCCTGGGGCAAGAACAGCACGGTTTTGTCAATTCGGTGGGTTATGACCTCTTTCAACAGATGCTGGATGAAGCCATCCGTAAGAAGCAAGGCAAGGCAGCTAAGCGGCCTCAGTCACCGACAGAAATTGAATTGCACATTGACGCCTATATTCCTTCAGAATATATCCAGGACGAAAATCAAAAGGTGGAAATCTACAAACGCATCAACCTGCTGGAGGATGTCGATGCCATGTGGGACTTGGATGACGAATTATTGGACCGCTTTGGTGAGCCTCCGGTAGAAGTTCAATGGCTCTTAGCAGTCGGGGCGATGAAGTCCTATGCTACTGCAATAGGGGTAGAAAAAATCACGCGTAAGGGGAAGGCGATTGAGCAGGTCTTTACCAAGCAACAAGATCCTAGCCAATTGACTCCGCTCATTTTCCAAGCCTTAGAAGATATCCCCATGAAATTACAAATCAAAATGGCTAATGATCAATTAGTCATGCAGTTAAACACTAAAGACCTCTCAACTGATCAGTGGTTAGACTATCTCCTCCAATTCCTAACCCAGCTCAGTAAGGATTTAAAGGCGGATTCTGACCAAGTGGAAGGGGAGGACTAG
- a CDS encoding DEAD/DEAH box helicase, with translation MKAEQDSLVASFLAQPLKAEWEAQGFDQPTPVQAAAWPRILQGDNLLALSATGTGKTLAYLLASFNQVQAQAGLQLIILAPSQELASQIASVARPWAQSLELKLQLVIGGANIKRQIDQLKAKPEIVVASPGRINELIEQRKLKVHQVKYLVCDEVDDLLKADSLPLFTDLIKRLPKHRQNIAFGATITQDSLTKAKELLAIDQVIDLRQDLSSQANLHHGYLFTPVRKRVDRLRSLAQLADFRALVFVRTKADVDLLEEKLSYHGLPVAALHAEMSGQDRQRVIQAFNRGQLLYLFTTDLASRGLDISGLACVIQYDLAKDQATYVHRSGRTGRMGKEGLVLTFCNNDRTLRELKQVLPEGTELEEYALYRGQLVKAASQPQPAGHDQANRRTKKLQSSKRAAPSADQSAGKGKKKKNRKRQQKNKGARRKKTKKN, from the coding sequence TTGAAAGCAGAGCAAGACAGTTTAGTTGCTAGTTTCTTAGCCCAGCCCCTTAAGGCAGAGTGGGAAGCACAAGGCTTTGACCAACCCACGCCCGTCCAAGCCGCTGCTTGGCCCCGCATTTTACAGGGGGACAATCTTTTAGCCTTATCGGCAACGGGGACCGGGAAGACCTTGGCTTATCTTTTAGCCAGCTTCAATCAAGTCCAAGCCCAGGCGGGTTTACAGTTAATTATCCTGGCCCCTTCCCAGGAATTAGCCAGTCAAATTGCTAGTGTGGCTCGCCCCTGGGCCCAGTCACTTGAACTAAAACTCCAGCTAGTCATTGGTGGGGCTAACATCAAGCGCCAGATTGACCAATTGAAGGCCAAGCCGGAAATCGTAGTGGCTAGTCCAGGGCGGATTAATGAACTGATTGAACAACGGAAATTAAAAGTCCACCAAGTGAAATATTTGGTCTGTGATGAAGTCGATGACTTGCTAAAAGCTGACAGCCTTCCTCTATTCACAGATTTAATCAAACGTCTCCCCAAACACCGGCAAAATATCGCCTTTGGAGCTACCATCACCCAAGACAGCTTGACCAAGGCTAAAGAATTACTAGCCATTGACCAGGTCATTGACCTTAGACAGGACCTATCCAGCCAGGCCAATCTCCACCATGGCTACCTGTTCACACCGGTCCGTAAACGGGTGGACCGCCTGCGCAGCCTGGCCCAATTGGCCGACTTTAGGGCCTTGGTCTTTGTCCGTACTAAGGCTGATGTGGATTTACTGGAAGAAAAGTTAAGTTACCATGGGTTACCCGTGGCGGCCTTGCATGCGGAAATGAGTGGTCAAGACCGGCAAAGAGTCATCCAAGCCTTTAACCGGGGTCAGTTGCTTTATTTATTCACGACCGACTTGGCTAGCCGGGGCTTGGATATTTCTGGTTTAGCCTGTGTGATCCAATATGACCTGGCCAAGGATCAGGCCACCTATGTCCACCGCAGTGGCCGGACTGGGCGGATGGGGAAAGAAGGCTTGGTCTTGACTTTCTGCAATAACGACCGCACCCTGAGAGAATTAAAACAAGTCTTACCAGAAGGGACCGAGCTGGAAGAGTACGCTCTCTACCGAGGACAGCTGGTCAAAGCTGCTAGCCAGCCCCAGCCAGCAGGCCATGACCAGGCAAACAGAAGGACGAAAAAGCTCCAGTCTTCCAAGCGGGCGGCGCCTTCAGCTGATCAATCGGCAGGCAAAGGGAAGAAAAAGAAAAATCGAAAACGCCAGCAAAAGAACAAGGGTGCCCGGCGTAAAAAAACAAAAAAGAATTGA